The DNA window ATCAACTTCAATCGCATCTCTTTTGATCGTTGCCAAAGTCTGACCTGCAGAAACTCTTGAACCCTCTTTTACCAAAACATTAACGATACGACCTGCAATTTCAGAAGACTGATTCATTTCCTGCTTAGGAAGAAAAGTTCCGTTTGCTGAATAATCCGTATCAATATTTTCTCTTGAAACAGTTACGATATTGACGTTGATTTTATCTACCTGCTTGGCAACCTCTTTTACTTCTTTGGTTTGCTTCTCTTTGTTACCAGCAATTTTATAAGCCGCTAAACCTACAAGTACAGCTGCTACGATGATATATATTAAAGTTTTTTTCATTGTTTATTATAGGTTTTGTAGTGTGTTTAACTCTCCTTTTGCTTTAATGACTTTGATCTCAGCTTGTTTATAATCCAGCAGTGCATTGGCATAGTTTTGTTTAGCCTGCGTGAGAGCATTTTCAGTATCCAGAACTTCAGTAAGCGTTGCCAACCCGTACTGATAGTTAGACTGCGTATTTTTCTGTACTTTTTCTGCCAGATCTACGTTGTCTTTCATGCTTTGGATATTGATGATGGCATTTTCCATATTGGAGATCGCATTTTTATAATCTAAGCTCAGGTTAAGCTTTTTATTTTGAATATCCTGATCCAGATCCTGAATATCAATTTCAGCCTGTTGAATCTGAGCTTTGGTCGCACCTCCCATAAAAATAGGAATCTTAATCGCTACCCCAATAGAAGCATAGTCTCCCCAGTTGGTTCCCTGATTTGATCCTGATGTATAGGGGAATTTATTTCCCAGTCCTTGCCATCCGTAGTTTGCAGTAAGTCCTACCGTAGGATAAAGATTGGCTACCGTTGCTTTTTTGCTGTACTCTAAAAGTTCTCTTTGTTTGTTTAAAACTTTTAATTCTGAACGGGTTTCCAAATTAACATTCGTTCCCAGGAGTTCAGAATTAGGTACAATTTCTTTTTGTTCAAGCTCAATAGAGTTTTCAATAGGAATTCCCATATAAAACTTCAATGAGTTCTTTGAAACCTCAACAGCATTAATCAATTGCTGCTTGTTGGATTTAATATTGGTAAGCTGAACATTCGTACGATCCAGATCTATTGGTTTTGCCAACCCGTTATCTACCAAACTTTTGATTACATTTCTAACGCGTTCAGTATTTGAATAACTATCTTCTACCGTTTTAAGATTCTCTTCCTGAACAAATACCTGATAGTATGCAGTCGCAACGTTCTCAATGATTTGTTCATTGGTCAATTCGGAATTTAAAAGGTAAAATTCTCTGGTTGATTTGGCTGCCTTAAGACCAATAAAAACTCTCTGATCAAAAATATTCTGGTTAAGAGTCACCACGTTTACAGATTGCCATTTTGTTCCGAAAGCAACCGGAATAAGCTCTCCGGGCTTACCTACGATCTCTCCGGGAAGAACAGTCTTTTGTAAAATAGGATTGTAGGTGTTATTTATAGTTGCACTGATCTGAGGTAAAGCACCGGCTCTGGCCTCATCAATCTTATATTCGGCTTTTTTGACTTGTAAGGCGGCTTTTTTAGCTTCTGCCTTATTTTGAAGTGCCTGCTTAATTGCTTCCTGCAGAGAAACCTGCTGCTGGGCTGACACCGATGAAAAGCCGAAAATCATAAATGCTGCAGCTATCCCAATTTTTAGCTTTATAGCAGTTATCCGTTTTCTTTTCATAATTTTATACTTCGTTTATTCTTTTACTTGTTTGTTCGTTTGTTATTTACTTCTAAATGACGAATCATTTTAAGAAATACTTTAGTTTTCACTTAATTTTTAAATAGCATACTGATAATAATTCCTTTTCGCTCTGAAATAATCTTGTCATATTCTTCATCACTGATCATTAAATTCTCCATAAACAATGGTCTTATGGCACTTGGAAAGACTAATAACGAAACCATATTCAGAATAAACTGAACGGGTGCCATTTTTTCGATGTTTCCCAATTCCATTTCTTTTTCAATATCCCTGTACATCTGGTTGAGGATATCTTCTTCAATTTCTCTTTGGTGGCAGGTTCCTTTATTGATCTGCGAAACGATATACGTTTCCAGATAAGGATACTGAAGGCTTGTTGCAAGACTTCCTTCAATAAACTTGCTGATCTTTTCTTTAAAAGGAAGATCTGCATTCTGGATAATTTTTGACTTTTCCTGCTCTACTTTCTGAGCTTCATCAAAGATGATTTGAATCAGCTTATCTCTTGATCGGAAATAATAATTGATAAGAGTTCTGTTTACTCCGGCTGCATCGGCAATCTCTTGCGTGGTAGCATCAAATTTTCCTTTCACAAAGAACAAATTCTTCGCTGTCTCCTTGATCAATTCCTGTGTTTGGTCTTTTTTTGCTTGATTTGACATTTTTGTTAAACAAATTTGTGCAAAATTAAACATTTTTCATTTTTGACAAAATTGTTAAACAAAAAAATTAAACAAATTTGTATGATTTGCATCATGTTTTTCCGAATTCCGATCATTGAGGTTAACCAGATATTTTTTATGAAAACATCATTACTGTCAATTAATCAAGTATATAACAACAAAAAAGAGATCGCCAATTTGACGATCTCCATATTTTTTTAACTAAATAGTTTACTTTTCTCCGGTAAGATTATTATAGTAATTTGATTTTATCTTCCGAAATATCAATAATCTTATCTCTGTAAAGACCTCCGATGGCCTTTTTGAAATTCTTTTTACTCATCTGAAGTTCTGCTTTAATTTCTTCAGGAGAAGACTTATCTGATACATACAGAAGTCCGTAGTTTTCTTCCAGTTTATTTAAGATCTGTTGTTTGAACTCATCAATATTTTCAAATCCTTCCGGCTGCAGGGATATGTCTATTTTACCATCTTCACGAATTGCTTTAATATAGCCCGTTTCTTCAGATAAAGGATATAACTTTTTGAACACGTCAGACACATAAATTAATCCGATGTATTTTTTATTGATAACCACATTCCAGCCCAATTCACTTTCATTCATCATAATCAGATCCACCTTATCTCCTTTCTGGAATGGTAAATCTTCATATTGAGGATTTCTTTTGAATTTCGTTGTCCCTGTAATCAGCTCCATATTTTCTTCTACATAGATATACACCAGATATCTTTTTCCTTCAATAATCTTGGTTTTCTGCTGCTTATAAGGAATGAATAAATCTTTAATGATTCCCCAATCCATAAAAGCACCGCTTGGAAGACTTTGTACACAGCTCATCACGGCAAACTCGCCTACTTCAGCTAATGGAATTTCAGTGGTTGCTTTCAATTTATCATCATCCTGATATACGAAAGCCTCAACTTCTTCTCCTATTTCTTTTTCCTCCGGAATAAAGATTTTGGGTAAAAAAGCCTTTTCACCGGAATCGTCTGTTAGGACCCATCCTGAATTATTTTTTTCTGAAATTTTTAAACTTTGAGTTTTTCCGAGTTGCATTGATGATAAATTAGCTGACAAAGGTACGGAAATTTGAAGATTTCAGCCTACTTAATCCCGCTCTAATCTTTTTTAAAAAAATTAATCTTTCAATAAGCCGATAAAACCAGTACATTTGAATAAAATACTAAAACATGAAAAAATTCTGGATGATCATATTCCTTCTTTCCACATGGGTTGTAAATGCACAAATACTCGAAAAAACGGCCATTAATCTTGGATATCGGTATACAGGAAGAAATGTTTTACAGGCCGGATTAGAATTCAGAATCGGAGATTCCAGTTATAAATCGCTTGTCCTTGGCCCTTCCATGTTGTATACCCGCATTAACCGTGAAGATAAATTCCTTCCTGAAGCGAATATATATTACACCAATAACGGGCAGCTGTACGGAGTTTCCATCAATCAATATGCGCTAGAGCCAAGAATCGGGATTTCCTTATTTAATATTTTCTTTCTTAATACCGGGTATGCTTTTCCGATACACAAAGAGAAGTATTTTAAAGGAATAACCTTTGGAATCCAGTTTAATATTGCTCCGGCCAAGGCTTCAAAGTTTTATGATCAGATGAAAATGATGTAAGCTAATTTCTATATACTTCAAAATCAAACATATACCATCCCGGAAACATCTGTTTTCTCAGATAACCTTCAAAACCCCGCTATCAGCTCTTAAACTTGCTCCATTTGTTGCTACAGAAAGGGAGCTGGAAAGGTATACTGCAAGATTAGCAATTTCCTCTGGATGGATGAATCTCTGTAAAAGAATATGTGGATTTGAATTTTGAATAATGATATCCTTCATTTGTTCAACGGTGAGGTTTTGTGCTTTAGCAATTTGTTCGACAGTTTCAGCAACTCCGTCGGAATAAGTAGGACCTCCAAGAATTGTATTAACGGTAACTGCTGTCCCCTTTGTAAGTTTGGATAATCCATTACTTAATGCCGACATTGCAGCCTTTGTCACTCCATAATGGATCATATTTTCAGGAATATTCACCCCTGATTCACTGCTGATAAAAATAATTCTACCTGAATTCCTTTTGATCATTCCGGGCAGTAGTTGTCTTGATAACCGCACTCCACTCATTACATTGATTTCAAAATAATGATACCAGTCTTCATCTGTCACATCATAAAAATCATTTATTCCAAAAATCCCTACATTATTGATGAGAATATCAATATCCGTTAATTCTTCAGATAATTTGACAGCATCTTCTCTCTGAGCAAAATCAGCTACAACAGCTGATATTTCTCCTTCCGGAAACTGTTGCTGAAGTTTCTTTTTGGCCTGTTTAATTTTTTTGTCATTTCTTCCGTTGATAATGACTGATGCTCCTTCTTCCAATAATTGTTGGGCTATAGAAAATCCTATTCCCTGTGTGGCACCGCTAATAAATGCTTTCTTCCCTTTTAATTGTAAATTCATTGTTTTACTTTTGTAATGATCGTTAAATAAATAATTAAAAAAATTTAATTCAGTAACTGCAATTGTAATTCTATCTGAGTTTTTAAAATCTTCTTGTCCGGATATATTCTACGAAGGGAATTAATTCCACACCAAAACGTGATCAGATATTTTCCCAAAATCTCTGCCGGAAGTATTGATTTCACAGTTCCTTTTTTTTGCTGAGCTTCAATAACGGAGGTATAAAGTTTTTCAGTTTCTCTTAATATATCTATGGCTTCTTCCTTTAATTCCTCATCCACAAATGTCATTTCAACAAGAGTATTGGCTACAATACAGCCTTTCATATGAGTTTCGTTTTCAGCAATGGCCGTGCTCATAAAGAAATCTTTAATGAGAGCAACCGGATCTTCACTTTTTTCCAGAACCTCCTTAAATGCCTGCAGTTCTTCTCTTCTTTGCTGAAGACTTTTTTTAAAGAGTTCTTTTTTCCCTCCCTTGAATGTATTGTACAAACTCCCGGCTCCGGCTCCGGTAGCAAGGCTCAGATCGGCAAGCGAAGTTGCAGTAAATCCTTTTTCCCAGAAAAGCTTTTGAGCTTTTAGAATTAATTCATTGTCCTGAAAAATATTTGGTCTCCCTTTCATTATTTTTGTAATAGTCATTACAAAAATAATGAAAAAATAGATATGAGAGATGAAATCTTTTCTCAATTAAAAAAAATTCTGTATTCCAGAGGGGGCTTTAGAGTATTTTATTAAAGAGTTTAATGAATGATCGAAAAGGTTAAAATCCCAATTGACAGGGTATTTCAGCGACTTTTAAGTGCGAAAGAGTTAATTATTTTCATTATAATTTAGAAATATAATCCATCAGTTCACGTCTACTGTTTTCAAAATCAAAAGCATCCGTCACTACAAAGTATTTGTTTTTATCCACACAATTACCATACATTGATTTAGCCAGGGCCAGTTTGTTTTTATCAAAACTCATAGATTTTACAAGATCCCTGATCTGGGCAGCGGTAAACATGGAGGTACGCATTTGCTGGTTAATGAACTTTATTTTTCCATCATCAAAGCTTTCTTTTCTCTTTAACATGTCGAAAAACTGCTGGAAAGTATTATTATCCATTACATTTCCCGGATTGTTCCAGTTTCCGGACTGATTCCCATAAGGGTTGTTCCATACGTCATTCCAGTCGTTGAAACCATATTGTCCCTGAACAGGATACGAATCCAGCAGATATAGGCCTTCATTCGTGAAAAAATCAAGCACCACTCTGCTGTTATTCCGGAGCATCAATGTTGTTCTGTAAATAAGAAAGCCATTGGCATAGATTGATACTGGCATTCTGCCGGATTGCAGGTCGAAAAATCTGTACTTTCCGGAGCCATTTGCTATCATCTGGTCACCGACTTCAACCATAAAAAATCCTTGTTCCGGGATCCGTAAAAAAACTTCTGCATACCCGTAGTTTCTATTCCATTGGTAGGATGGGTTCTTTATTTTATTTCTTGGATCAAAAGCATTACGATCGGGAATATTATTCTGTATTCTGGAATGGTCAGGCGACCTCATTTCTGTTGTTGAGGCTTCGTTTTTTAACAGCTCTCCAGCTTTTCCCGCTTCCTGTGCAAAGGAGCTGATACCCAACAAAAGCATTAAACTAATAAAAATTTTCTTCATGTTTTATTTTCTTAGAGGACAGTCCATTTTTATGCCAAAAAAAAGAGAAATCAAATTGATTTCTCTTTTTTATATCTGGATGATTAAACTTTTTAATCAAATATTAAATATGGATAGGTCTTTTTCCTGTTGCATCCAATGCAGCTTCTTTAATAGCTTCTGCATATGTTGGGTGAGCATGAGAACTTCTTGCGATATCTTCTGCACTTGCACGGAATTCCATAGCAATTACGCCTTCTGCAATAAGGTCAGCGGCTCTTGCACCAATGATATGCATTCCTAATACCTCATCTGTTTTTTCGTCTGCAATAATTTTAACAAGACCATCAACATCACCACTTGCACGACTTCTTCCTAATGCTCTCATTGGGAAAGATCCTACTTTGTAAGCAACACCTTCTTCTTTCAATTGCTCTTCAGTTTTACCTACTCCGGCAACTTCAGGCCAAGTGTACACAACACCTGGGATCAGGTTATAGTTGATGTGAGGTTTCTGACCTGCTAATATTTCAGCAACTAAAGTTCCTTCTTCACTCGCTTTATGAGCAAGCATTGCTCCTTTAATTACATCTCCGATTGCATAGATATTGGCAACATTGGTCTGTAAATGATCGTTTACTTTCACTCTACCTCTTTCGTCAAGTTCTACACCTGCTTTTTCAAGACCAAGACCTTCTGTATATGGTTTTCTTCCTACAGAAACCAAACAGTAATCTCCTTCTACAACTACTTCTTCTCCTTTTTTATCT is part of the Chryseobacterium lactis genome and encodes:
- a CDS encoding TolC family protein — its product is MKRKRITAIKLKIGIAAAFMIFGFSSVSAQQQVSLQEAIKQALQNKAEAKKAALQVKKAEYKIDEARAGALPQISATINNTYNPILQKTVLPGEIVGKPGELIPVAFGTKWQSVNVVTLNQNIFDQRVFIGLKAAKSTREFYLLNSELTNEQIIENVATAYYQVFVQEENLKTVEDSYSNTERVRNVIKSLVDNGLAKPIDLDRTNVQLTNIKSNKQQLINAVEVSKNSLKFYMGIPIENSIELEQKEIVPNSELLGTNVNLETRSELKVLNKQRELLEYSKKATVANLYPTVGLTANYGWQGLGNKFPYTSGSNQGTNWGDYASIGVAIKIPIFMGGATKAQIQQAEIDIQDLDQDIQNKKLNLSLDYKNAISNMENAIINIQSMKDNVDLAEKVQKNTQSNYQYGLATLTEVLDTENALTQAKQNYANALLDYKQAEIKVIKAKGELNTLQNL
- a CDS encoding TetR/AcrR family transcriptional regulator — protein: MSNQAKKDQTQELIKETAKNLFFVKGKFDATTQEIADAAGVNRTLINYYFRSRDKLIQIIFDEAQKVEQEKSKIIQNADLPFKEKISKFIEGSLATSLQYPYLETYIVSQINKGTCHQREIEEDILNQMYRDIEKEMELGNIEKMAPVQFILNMVSLLVFPSAIRPLFMENLMISDEEYDKIISERKGIIISMLFKN
- a CDS encoding CvfB family protein; the protein is MQLGKTQSLKISEKNNSGWVLTDDSGEKAFLPKIFIPEEKEIGEEVEAFVYQDDDKLKATTEIPLAEVGEFAVMSCVQSLPSGAFMDWGIIKDLFIPYKQQKTKIIEGKRYLVYIYVEENMELITGTTKFKRNPQYEDLPFQKGDKVDLIMMNESELGWNVVINKKYIGLIYVSDVFKKLYPLSEETGYIKAIREDGKIDISLQPEGFENIDEFKQQILNKLEENYGLLYVSDKSSPEEIKAELQMSKKNFKKAIGGLYRDKIIDISEDKIKLL
- a CDS encoding SDR family NAD(P)-dependent oxidoreductase is translated as MNLQLKGKKAFISGATQGIGFSIAQQLLEEGASVIINGRNDKKIKQAKKKLQQQFPEGEISAVVADFAQREDAVKLSEELTDIDILINNVGIFGINDFYDVTDEDWYHYFEINVMSGVRLSRQLLPGMIKRNSGRIIFISSESGVNIPENMIHYGVTKAAMSALSNGLSKLTKGTAVTVNTILGGPTYSDGVAETVEQIAKAQNLTVEQMKDIIIQNSNPHILLQRFIHPEEIANLAVYLSSSLSVATNGASLRADSGVLKVI
- a CDS encoding TetR/AcrR family transcriptional regulator codes for the protein MKGRPNIFQDNELILKAQKLFWEKGFTATSLADLSLATGAGAGSLYNTFKGGKKELFKKSLQQRREELQAFKEVLEKSEDPVALIKDFFMSTAIAENETHMKGCIVANTLVEMTFVDEELKEEAIDILRETEKLYTSVIEAQQKKGTVKSILPAEILGKYLITFWCGINSLRRIYPDKKILKTQIELQLQLLN
- a CDS encoding DUF4476 domain-containing protein, which translates into the protein MKKIFISLMLLLGISSFAQEAGKAGELLKNEASTTEMRSPDHSRIQNNIPDRNAFDPRNKIKNPSYQWNRNYGYAEVFLRIPEQGFFMVEVGDQMIANGSGKYRFFDLQSGRMPVSIYANGFLIYRTTLMLRNNSRVVLDFFTNEGLYLLDSYPVQGQYGFNDWNDVWNNPYGNQSGNWNNPGNVMDNNTFQQFFDMLKRKESFDDGKIKFINQQMRTSMFTAAQIRDLVKSMSFDKNKLALAKSMYGNCVDKNKYFVVTDAFDFENSRRELMDYISKL